A genomic window from Pseudomonas alcaligenes includes:
- a CDS encoding sigma 54-interacting transcriptional regulator, with product MLGHISQPLAYAEQLLQQFTQLARLASAAQLPMALAEAAAQLSGCRLAQLYLLDSTHTRLTLAAEWLDGQAAEHEASMPSDYDGEQLLQYCLCQNRRLSLANLDPNLHETSFLPAIDKPWRSLLCLPLQDEQARVNGLLLVASSSTRDLDVFAASLASLGAFALAQHQLLQRLRAPKTVAPEAPSPALRSDYGLIGSSPAMRGVYQLIGKVLHNPTSVLLTGETGTGKELVARAIHDCGFRRSQAFIVQNCASLPENLLESELFGYRKGAFTGADRDRKGLFDAADGGTLFLDEIGDMPLPLQAKLLRVLQEGEVRPLGSTQTHKVDVRIIAATHRDLRALVEEGRFREDLFYRLSHFPIELPPLRARAEDILQLARHFATEAACFLQRDDYRWSEAALDHLAGYAFPGNVRELKGLIARAVLLCEGGELLPEHFNLQPTSQVEDSGMNLRERLEQVERNLLLDCLRKNRGNQSQAARELGLPRRTLLYRMDRLNISPADV from the coding sequence CTGCTGGGGCACATCAGCCAGCCGCTGGCCTATGCCGAACAGCTGCTGCAGCAGTTCACCCAGCTGGCCCGCCTGGCCAGCGCCGCGCAGTTGCCGATGGCCCTGGCCGAAGCGGCGGCGCAGCTGTCCGGCTGCCGCCTGGCCCAGCTGTACCTGCTGGACAGTACCCACACGCGTCTGACCCTGGCCGCCGAGTGGCTGGACGGCCAGGCCGCCGAGCACGAGGCCAGCATGCCCAGCGACTACGACGGCGAGCAGCTGCTGCAGTACTGCCTGTGCCAGAACCGGCGCCTGAGCCTGGCCAACCTCGACCCCAACCTGCACGAGACCAGCTTCCTGCCGGCCATCGACAAGCCCTGGCGCAGCCTGCTGTGCCTGCCGCTGCAGGACGAGCAGGCGCGCGTCAACGGCCTGCTGCTGGTGGCCAGCAGCAGCACCCGCGACCTCGACGTCTTCGCCGCCTCGCTGGCCAGCCTGGGCGCCTTCGCCCTGGCCCAGCACCAGCTGCTGCAGCGCCTGCGCGCCCCCAAGACGGTGGCGCCGGAAGCGCCCAGCCCGGCGCTGCGCAGCGACTACGGCCTGATCGGCAGCAGCCCGGCCATGCGCGGCGTGTACCAGCTGATCGGCAAGGTGCTGCACAACCCCACCAGCGTGCTGCTGACCGGCGAGACCGGCACAGGCAAGGAACTGGTCGCCCGCGCCATCCATGACTGCGGCTTCCGCCGCAGCCAGGCGTTCATCGTGCAGAACTGCGCCTCGCTGCCGGAAAACCTGCTGGAGAGCGAGCTGTTCGGCTATCGCAAGGGCGCCTTCACCGGCGCCGACCGCGACCGCAAGGGCCTGTTCGACGCGGCCGACGGCGGCACCCTGTTCCTCGACGAGATCGGCGACATGCCGCTGCCGCTGCAGGCCAAGCTGCTGCGCGTGCTGCAGGAAGGCGAGGTGCGCCCGCTGGGCAGCACGCAGACGCACAAGGTCGACGTGCGCATCATCGCCGCCACCCACCGCGACCTGCGCGCGCTGGTCGAGGAAGGGCGCTTCCGCGAGGACCTGTTCTACCGCCTGTCGCACTTCCCCATCGAGCTGCCGCCGCTGCGCGCCCGCGCCGAGGACATCCTGCAACTGGCCCGGCACTTCGCCACCGAGGCCGCCTGCTTCCTGCAGCGCGATGACTATCGCTGGTCCGAGGCGGCGCTGGACCACCTGGCCGGCTACGCCTTCCCCGGCAACGTGCGCGAGCTGAAAGGCCTGATCGCCCGCGCCGTGCTGCTGTGCGAAGGCGGCGAACTGCTGCCCGAGCACTTCAACCTGCAGCCGACCAGCCAGGTCGAGGACAGCGGCATGAACCTGCGCGAGCGCCTGGAACAGGTCGAACGCAACCTGCTGCTCGACTGCCTGCGCAAGAACCGCGGCAACCAGAGCCAGGCCGCCCGCGAACTGGGCCTGCCGCGGCGCACCCTGCTGTACCGCATGGACCGGCTGAATATCAGCCCGGCCGATGTTTAA